A single genomic interval of Halorubrum aethiopicum harbors:
- a CDS encoding extracellular solute-binding protein, whose amino-acid sequence MTGHELDGHDERDGGGRDDGRNVRRRRFLAAAGSVGVAGIAGCSGSDDEGAGGDGEAGDGGGGGGGDGDPESPVGQIGSGREGRGAPGGTPMAEMPELSGELTVYSGRGEFLVGELVSYIDDLYDDLDLSVRYAGSTDLVNQIVNEGQGSPADVFYSVNAGALGALADAGRTQALPDDVTGKVRSEFRTEQWVGTSGRARTVPYNTNEFSESDLPDDVMDYPEEFPGDLGWAPSYGSAQAFITAMRLLEGEEATLEWLEAMVERGATTYPDEFRTCQEIADGAIDAAFTNHYYIQRVLDGNPNAPIATAFTEGDAGAMFNVAGAAVVDTASDADLASNFVRHLLSAEAQDYFARSTFEYPLIPGVEPIGDLPTIDELDVPDIDLAELSNLEPTIDLMREAGVQI is encoded by the coding sequence ATGACCGGACACGAACTCGACGGACACGACGAACGCGACGGCGGCGGACGCGACGACGGGAGAAACGTGCGACGACGGCGCTTCCTCGCCGCGGCCGGCTCGGTCGGCGTCGCCGGGATCGCGGGCTGTTCCGGCAGCGACGACGAGGGCGCGGGCGGCGACGGCGAGGCCGGTGACGGCGGCGGCGGTGGCGGCGGCGACGGCGACCCCGAGTCGCCGGTCGGCCAGATCGGCTCCGGCCGCGAGGGGCGCGGGGCCCCCGGCGGGACGCCGATGGCCGAGATGCCCGAGCTGTCGGGCGAGCTCACCGTCTACTCCGGGCGCGGCGAGTTCCTCGTCGGCGAGCTCGTGAGCTACATCGACGACCTCTACGACGACCTGGACCTGAGCGTTCGCTACGCCGGCTCGACCGACCTCGTGAACCAGATCGTCAACGAGGGGCAGGGGTCGCCCGCGGACGTGTTCTACTCCGTGAACGCCGGCGCGCTCGGGGCGCTCGCAGACGCGGGGCGCACGCAGGCGCTCCCCGACGACGTGACCGGGAAGGTCCGCTCGGAGTTCCGCACCGAGCAGTGGGTCGGCACCTCCGGGCGGGCCCGGACGGTCCCGTACAACACGAACGAGTTCTCCGAGAGCGACCTGCCGGACGACGTCATGGACTACCCCGAGGAGTTCCCCGGCGACCTGGGGTGGGCCCCCTCCTACGGCTCGGCACAGGCGTTCATCACCGCGATGCGGCTCCTCGAGGGCGAGGAGGCGACGCTCGAGTGGCTCGAGGCGATGGTCGAGCGCGGCGCGACGACGTACCCGGACGAGTTCCGGACCTGCCAGGAGATCGCCGACGGCGCGATCGACGCGGCGTTCACGAACCACTACTACATCCAGCGCGTGCTCGACGGCAACCCGAACGCGCCGATCGCCACCGCGTTCACCGAGGGCGACGCGGGCGCGATGTTCAACGTCGCCGGCGCGGCCGTCGTCGACACCGCGAGCGACGCCGACCTCGCGTCGAACTTCGTCCGCCACCTGCTGTCGGCGGAGGCGCAGGACTACTTCGCGCGCTCCACCTTCGAGTACCCGCTCATCCCCGGCGTGGAGCCGATCGGCGACCTCCCGACGATCGACGAGCTCGACGTCCCGGACATCGACCTGGCCGAGCTGTCGAACCTCGAGCCGACGATCGACCTCATGCGCGAGGCCGGCGTCCAGATCTGA
- a CDS encoding alpha-1 4-glucan-protein synthase, producing the protein MDERSTRGDTRDVCVIVPTIREYECIRAYVENARTHGFDVSRLHFVLVTEDFCDVAEMREMLDDLDVSGKVFDGTRREEWYEANGVAEYGHVVPAASHAETSFGLLYMWANPEFEYGVFIDDDTLPHDDEDYFGRHMENLAFGGSIERVRSDENWVNVLYQNADEHGLYPRGYPYSAMDETVETDAVDVDAGEVVASQGLWTNVPDLDAVRILMDGDLEGQAQTRTTADDFGEDFVAARGNYLTVCSMNLAFRREVIPAFYQLPMDDNEWDVGRFDDIWSGLFLKRACDVLGKRIYNGGPLCEHNKAPRSTFDDLANEVAGLELNEHVWEVVDGAGEDADSFSAAFAEMADALAEGDFSEWNNGAFLNHCGEYMRDWLDCLDAIRRTPAPADD; encoded by the coding sequence ATGGACGAACGAAGCACGCGGGGGGACACACGGGACGTCTGTGTGATCGTCCCCACGATCCGGGAGTACGAGTGTATCCGCGCCTACGTCGAGAACGCCCGCACGCACGGGTTCGACGTCTCGAGGCTCCACTTCGTGTTGGTCACCGAGGACTTCTGTGACGTCGCGGAGATGCGCGAGATGCTCGACGATCTGGACGTCTCCGGCAAGGTCTTCGACGGGACCCGCCGCGAGGAGTGGTACGAGGCCAACGGGGTCGCGGAGTACGGCCACGTCGTCCCGGCCGCGAGCCACGCCGAGACGAGCTTCGGGCTCCTCTACATGTGGGCGAACCCCGAGTTCGAGTACGGGGTCTTCATCGACGACGACACGCTCCCGCACGACGACGAGGACTACTTCGGCCGCCACATGGAGAACCTCGCGTTCGGCGGTTCGATCGAGCGCGTTCGCTCGGACGAGAACTGGGTGAACGTCCTCTATCAGAACGCCGACGAACACGGCCTCTACCCCCGCGGCTACCCCTACTCGGCGATGGACGAGACGGTCGAGACGGACGCGGTCGACGTCGATGCCGGCGAGGTCGTCGCCTCCCAGGGGTTGTGGACGAACGTCCCCGACCTCGACGCCGTCCGGATCCTGATGGACGGCGACCTGGAGGGACAGGCGCAGACGCGGACGACCGCCGACGACTTCGGCGAGGACTTCGTCGCGGCGCGCGGCAACTACCTCACCGTCTGCTCGATGAACCTCGCGTTCCGCCGCGAGGTCATCCCGGCGTTCTACCAGCTGCCGATGGACGACAACGAGTGGGACGTGGGCCGCTTCGACGACATCTGGTCGGGGCTGTTCTTGAAACGCGCCTGCGACGTGCTCGGCAAGCGGATCTACAACGGCGGGCCGCTCTGTGAGCACAACAAGGCCCCGCGCTCGACGTTCGACGACCTCGCGAACGAGGTGGCGGGGCTGGAGCTGAACGAACACGTCTGGGAGGTCGTCGACGGGGCGGGCGAGGACGCCGACTCGTTCTCGGCGGCGTTCGCGGAGATGGCCGACGCGCTCGCGGAGGGCGACTTCTCCGAGTGGAACAACGGCGCGTTCCTCAACCACTGCGGCGAGTACATGCGCGACTGGCTCGACTGCCTCGACGCGATCCGGCGGACGCCGGCCCCCGCGGACGACTGA
- a CDS encoding lysylphosphatidylglycerol synthase transmembrane domain-containing protein yields MSDERLRDRLSRGRLTLLGTVVVLALGVAVLARTVDADALLAAVAEADPRLLALALLAYLLSWPLRGRRYGDVLAPMDRRHGVGFLTAAVFASQTANLVVPARAGDGVRAYLLKRRRAVPYPTGVASLAVERGFDLVAIATLGGTALALLLLGDRSVGTTGAATPLAAAGALAVVAVLLAVSTVAVARSDREFGSALRARVEDSRLSGSSRLSGVVDAAVRFGAAVRVVAVAPRGLARVYVGSLLVWGLDVLTAVLVLAALVGGFGGTVPALTLVTVGTLAVSAGNLAKVLPLSQGGIGLYEAAFVGLVVGTTAIPVETAVVAAVLDHALKNAVTLGGGGVAALVFDRLPTAGPEEGEPATGEGDPSAAGPPDF; encoded by the coding sequence ATGTCGGACGAACGGCTGCGCGACCGGCTCTCCCGCGGGCGACTCACGCTCCTCGGGACCGTCGTCGTCCTCGCGCTGGGGGTCGCCGTGCTCGCGCGGACCGTCGACGCGGACGCGCTCCTCGCGGCGGTCGCCGAGGCGGACCCGCGGCTCCTCGCGCTCGCGCTCCTCGCGTACCTCCTCTCGTGGCCGCTCCGCGGGCGGCGGTACGGCGACGTGCTCGCGCCGATGGACCGGCGACACGGCGTCGGCTTCCTCACCGCCGCCGTGTTCGCGAGCCAGACGGCGAACCTCGTCGTCCCGGCGCGCGCCGGCGACGGGGTGCGGGCGTACCTCCTCAAGCGACGGCGCGCGGTCCCCTATCCCACCGGCGTCGCCTCGCTGGCGGTCGAGCGCGGCTTCGACCTCGTGGCGATCGCCACGCTCGGCGGGACCGCCCTCGCGCTGCTCCTGCTCGGGGACCGTTCGGTCGGGACGACGGGCGCCGCGACGCCCCTCGCGGCCGCGGGCGCGCTCGCCGTCGTCGCGGTTCTCCTCGCCGTCTCGACGGTCGCGGTCGCGCGGAGCGACCGGGAGTTCGGCTCCGCGCTCCGCGCCCGCGTCGAGGACTCGCGGCTCTCCGGGAGCTCCCGGCTCTCCGGCGTCGTCGACGCCGCGGTCCGATTCGGCGCGGCGGTCCGCGTCGTCGCCGTCGCGCCGCGCGGGCTGGCTCGGGTCTACGTCGGGAGCCTCCTCGTGTGGGGGCTCGACGTCCTCACCGCGGTGCTCGTGCTCGCCGCGCTCGTCGGGGGGTTCGGCGGGACGGTGCCGGCGCTCACGCTCGTGACGGTCGGGACGCTCGCGGTCAGCGCCGGGAACCTCGCGAAGGTGCTGCCGCTCTCGCAGGGCGGCATCGGCCTCTACGAGGCGGCGTTCGTCGGGCTCGTCGTCGGCACCACCGCGATCCCCGTCGAGACGGCCGTCGTCGCGGCGGTCCTCGACCACGCGCTGAAGAACGCCGTCACGCTCGGCGGCGGCGGCGTCGCCGCGCTCGTCTTCGACCGCCTCCCGACGGCCGGCCCCGAGGAGGGAGAGCCCGCGACCGGCGAGGGCGACCCGTCCGCCGCCGGACCGCCAGATTTTTAG
- a CDS encoding rhomboid family intramembrane serine protease codes for MRATLETLGIVCVVGLAQAALSLVGLGSALALSAPLSVAPWTVLTSVYAHGSVGHLLANALALLLVGPLVERRTTRPRFHAFVVASGALAGTTQVILGGLVGPPTAVLGISGAVFALGGYLLAGNAAAATLFDRLRLTARAQFALFAGVAVLLTLATAAPGVALIAHAAGAFVGLLAGRARLLER; via the coding sequence ATGCGCGCCACGCTCGAGACCCTCGGGATCGTCTGCGTCGTCGGCCTCGCGCAGGCCGCGTTGAGCCTCGTCGGTCTCGGGTCGGCGCTGGCGCTTTCGGCCCCGCTGTCGGTCGCGCCCTGGACGGTCCTCACGAGCGTCTACGCGCACGGATCCGTCGGCCACCTGCTCGCGAACGCGCTCGCGCTGCTCCTCGTCGGCCCGCTCGTCGAGCGCCGGACCACGCGACCCCGATTTCACGCCTTCGTCGTCGCGAGCGGCGCGCTCGCCGGGACGACGCAGGTGATCCTCGGCGGACTCGTCGGCCCGCCGACCGCGGTGCTCGGGATCAGCGGTGCGGTCTTCGCGCTCGGCGGCTACCTCCTCGCGGGCAACGCGGCCGCGGCGACGCTCTTCGACCGGCTCCGGCTCACGGCGCGCGCGCAGTTCGCCCTCTTCGCCGGGGTCGCCGTCCTCCTCACGCTCGCGACCGCCGCGCCCGGCGTCGCGCTGATCGCGCACGCCGCCGGGGCGTTCGTCGGGCTGCTCGCCGGTCGAGCCCGGCTGCTGGAGCGGTAG
- a CDS encoding DUF7504 family protein has product MTDSDRTLNDYIGRSTSVLLLAPLHEPPDDDACIDLLTRDPPEDTNVVSVTLSASPAERLSVWQREAGGELPTRATIIDGRREMRSDGLPVSESGSIAVRGLPEDADLYDVGLAIASQLGAWEDADETTVLCLHSVTRLLAAHDTDQVIGLLTALNDLCERLGVSAHSHVDPDAHDEETLSTLRPLYDTVVEYTPTDGWIPTEREEQTPTPSFRSTTTPPGGAARTDPDRPETVPMRHSFETILDLLSCPRRRTLLYHLKNQPNQVVPLDRLVEAVHDIDRSLPTRDSSPPEAIREELLETHLPMLEEAGIARYDADAGTVHYTENRGLESFLRYVETIELG; this is encoded by the coding sequence GTGACGGACTCGGATCGCACGCTAAACGACTACATCGGCCGATCGACGTCCGTTCTGCTGCTCGCTCCCCTGCATGAACCCCCCGACGACGACGCCTGTATCGATCTGTTGACTCGCGATCCGCCCGAAGACACCAACGTGGTGAGCGTCACGCTCTCGGCGTCCCCCGCCGAGCGGCTGTCGGTCTGGCAGCGCGAGGCCGGCGGCGAACTCCCGACGCGGGCGACGATCATCGACGGGAGACGGGAGATGAGAAGCGACGGGCTCCCGGTCTCCGAATCGGGATCGATCGCCGTGCGGGGGCTTCCCGAGGACGCGGACCTCTACGACGTCGGGCTCGCGATCGCCAGCCAGCTCGGCGCGTGGGAGGACGCGGACGAGACGACGGTCCTGTGTCTCCACTCCGTGACGCGCCTGCTCGCGGCCCACGACACCGATCAAGTGATCGGCCTCCTCACCGCCCTCAACGACCTCTGTGAGCGGCTCGGCGTGAGCGCGCACAGCCACGTCGACCCGGACGCACACGACGAGGAGACGCTTTCGACCCTTCGCCCGCTGTACGACACGGTCGTCGAGTACACCCCGACAGACGGCTGGATCCCGACGGAGCGCGAGGAACAGACGCCGACGCCGTCGTTCCGTTCGACGACGACGCCGCCGGGCGGGGCGGCGAGAACGGATCCGGACCGTCCCGAGACGGTGCCGATGCGGCACTCCTTCGAGACGATACTCGACCTGCTGTCGTGCCCGCGCCGGCGCACGCTCCTGTATCACCTGAAGAACCAACCGAACCAGGTGGTCCCGCTCGACCGGCTGGTGGAGGCGGTCCACGACATCGATCGGTCGCTGCCGACCCGCGACTCGTCCCCGCCCGAGGCGATCCGCGAGGAACTCCTCGAGACGCACCTCCCGATGCTCGAGGAGGCCGGGATCGCCAGGTACGACGCCGACGCCGGGACGGTCCACTACACGGAGAACCGGGGACTGGAGTCGTTCCTCCGATACGTCGAAACGATCGAGTTAGGCTGA
- the rpsJ gene encoding 30S ribosomal protein S10, producing the protein MQQARVRLAGTSPEDLDNICDDVREIADSTGVALSGPIPLPTKTLEIPSRKSPDGEGTATWEHWEMRVHKRLIDIDADERALRQLMRVQVPNDVSIEIVLED; encoded by the coding sequence ATGCAGCAGGCACGCGTCCGCCTCGCCGGCACGAGCCCCGAGGACCTCGACAACATCTGCGACGACGTCCGCGAGATCGCGGACTCGACGGGGGTCGCCCTGTCGGGCCCGATCCCGCTCCCGACGAAGACGCTGGAGATCCCGTCGCGGAAGTCCCCGGACGGTGAGGGGACGGCGACGTGGGAGCACTGGGAGATGCGCGTCCACAAGCGGCTGATCGACATCGACGCCGACGAACGTGCGCTCCGTCAGCTCATGCGCGTCCAGGTGCCCAACGACGTCAGCATCGAGATCGTTCTCGAGGACTAA
- the tuf gene encoding translation elongation factor EF-1 subunit alpha, translating into MSDKPHQNLAIIGHVDHGKSTLVGRLLFETGSVPEHVIEQHREEAEEKGKGGFEFAYVMDNLAEERERGVTIDIAHQEFDTDSYYFTIVDCPGHRDFVKNMITGASQADNAVLVVAADDGVAPQTREHVFLARTLGINELIIGVNKMDLVDYQESSYNEVVEEVKNLLNQVRFATDDTTFVPISAFEGDNIAEESENTPWYDGPTLLESLNDLPESEPPTDAPLRLPIQDVYTISGIGTVPVGRVETGILNTGDNVSFQPSDVGGEVKTVEMHHEEVPKAEPGDNVGFNVRGLGKDDIRRGDVCGPADDPPSVAETFKAQVVVMQHPSVITAGYTPVFHAHTAQVACTIESIDQKIDPSSGEVAEENPDFIKSGDAAVVTVRPQKPLSIEPSGEIPELGSFAIRDMGQTIAAGKVLEVNER; encoded by the coding sequence ATGAGTGACAAACCGCACCAGAATCTGGCCATTATCGGCCACGTCGACCACGGCAAGAGTACGCTCGTGGGTCGACTCCTCTTCGAGACGGGGAGCGTCCCCGAGCACGTAATCGAGCAGCACCGCGAGGAAGCAGAAGAGAAGGGCAAAGGCGGCTTCGAGTTCGCCTACGTGATGGACAACCTCGCCGAGGAGCGCGAGCGTGGCGTCACGATCGACATCGCCCACCAGGAGTTCGACACGGACTCCTACTACTTCACCATCGTCGACTGCCCGGGCCACCGTGACTTCGTGAAGAACATGATCACGGGTGCCTCGCAGGCCGACAACGCGGTGCTCGTCGTCGCGGCAGACGACGGCGTCGCGCCCCAGACCCGAGAGCACGTGTTCCTGGCCCGCACGCTGGGTATCAACGAGCTCATCATCGGCGTCAACAAGATGGACCTGGTCGACTACCAGGAGTCCTCCTACAACGAGGTCGTCGAGGAGGTCAAGAACCTGCTCAACCAGGTTCGCTTCGCGACCGACGACACGACGTTCGTGCCGATCTCGGCGTTCGAGGGCGACAACATCGCCGAGGAGTCCGAGAACACGCCCTGGTACGACGGCCCCACGCTGCTGGAGTCGCTCAACGACCTGCCGGAGTCCGAGCCGCCGACGGACGCGCCGCTCCGACTCCCGATCCAGGACGTCTACACCATCTCCGGCATCGGGACCGTCCCCGTCGGACGCGTCGAGACCGGCATCCTCAACACGGGAGACAACGTCTCCTTCCAGCCGTCCGACGTGGGCGGCGAGGTGAAGACGGTCGAGATGCACCACGAGGAGGTTCCCAAGGCCGAGCCCGGCGACAACGTCGGGTTCAACGTCCGCGGTCTCGGCAAGGACGACATCCGTCGCGGCGACGTGTGTGGTCCCGCCGACGACCCGCCGAGCGTCGCCGAGACGTTCAAGGCGCAGGTCGTCGTCATGCAGCACCCGTCGGTGATCACGGCCGGCTACACCCCGGTCTTCCACGCCCACACGGCGCAGGTCGCCTGTACGATCGAGTCCATCGATCAGAAGATCGACCCCTCCTCGGGCGAGGTCGCCGAGGAGAACCCGGACTTCATCAAGTCGGGCGACGCCGCGGTCGTCACCGTCCGCCCGCAGAAGCCGCTCAGCATCGAGCCGTCCGGCGAGATCCCGGAGCTCGGCAGCTTCGCCATCCGCGACATGGGTCAGACCATCGCGGCCGGGAAAGTGCTCGAAGTCAACGAGCGATAA
- a CDS encoding homoserine dehydrogenase produces the protein MRLAVVGAGAVGRSVVELAGEHGHEVVAVADSSSAIVADGSGAAGSDGPTGVDAEAVVTRKAEAGIVGDDDPADALAADYDVLVEATPTTLGDAEPGFSHVRTALERDRHVVLANKGPVAERYGDLQALAADSAGDVRFEATVGGAIPAVSTVEDIEPSHVTAVRGVLNGTANFILTRMAAEGLDYDHVLSEAQDLGVAEADPSFDVDGTDAALKCVILANVLSFGGADDPADAREFTLADASVEGIRDVPGSVLRLAAEDGRTVRLIGEATGETVRVAPRLVHENGTLAVSGTQNIVQIETTHAGRLNISGRGAGGPETASAILGDVGRLG, from the coding sequence GTGAGACTCGCCGTCGTCGGCGCGGGCGCGGTCGGGCGCTCCGTGGTCGAACTGGCGGGCGAACACGGCCACGAGGTCGTCGCCGTCGCGGACTCCTCGAGCGCGATCGTCGCGGACGGGAGCGGAGCCGCCGGCTCCGACGGCCCGACCGGCGTCGACGCCGAGGCGGTCGTGACCCGCAAGGCGGAGGCCGGGATCGTCGGCGACGACGACCCGGCGGACGCGCTCGCGGCCGACTACGACGTCCTCGTGGAGGCCACTCCGACGACGCTGGGCGACGCCGAGCCGGGCTTTTCCCACGTTCGGACCGCCCTCGAGCGGGACCGCCACGTCGTGTTGGCGAACAAGGGCCCGGTCGCGGAGCGGTACGGCGACCTCCAGGCGCTCGCCGCCGACAGCGCCGGCGACGTGCGCTTCGAGGCGACGGTCGGCGGGGCGATCCCGGCGGTGTCGACGGTCGAGGACATCGAGCCGAGCCACGTCACCGCGGTGCGCGGCGTGCTCAACGGCACCGCGAACTTCATCCTCACGCGCATGGCCGCGGAGGGGCTCGACTACGACCACGTGCTCTCGGAGGCGCAGGACCTCGGCGTCGCGGAGGCGGACCCGTCCTTCGACGTCGACGGGACCGACGCCGCCCTCAAGTGCGTCATCCTCGCGAACGTGCTCTCCTTCGGCGGGGCGGACGACCCGGCCGACGCGCGGGAGTTCACCCTCGCGGACGCGTCGGTCGAGGGGATCCGCGACGTGCCGGGGTCGGTCCTCCGGCTCGCCGCCGAGGACGGCCGGACGGTCAGGCTCATCGGCGAGGCGACCGGCGAGACGGTGCGGGTCGCGCCGCGGCTCGTCCACGAGAACGGGACGCTCGCGGTCTCGGGCACCCAGAACATCGTCCAGATCGAGACCACGCACGCGGGCCGGCTCAACATCTCCGGGCGCGGCGCGGGCGGCCCCGAGACGGCGAGCGCGATCCTCGGCGACGTGGGCCGGCTGGGCTGA
- a CDS encoding amino acid-binding protein: MSDVRDGAPEEAVDGESADAGDETDPAADGGHDPAPSTHTVRLELVDEPGQLLAALQPIANNGGNLLSIYHERGNKTPRGRIPVEVDFEATTERFEGIVEALRAEGITVMQAGTERYAEEITLVLFGHLIDTDLSDTLSRIEASASTSVADVSLAAPQGTEEVSSARLRLEARSGETAEAIAAVREIAEEKELRVVAPLAGVEA; this comes from the coding sequence GTGAGCGACGTCCGCGACGGCGCGCCCGAGGAGGCGGTCGACGGCGAGTCCGCGGACGCTGGAGACGAGACGGACCCGGCGGCCGACGGCGGCCACGACCCGGCCCCGTCGACGCACACGGTCCGGCTCGAGCTCGTCGACGAGCCGGGCCAGCTGCTCGCGGCGCTCCAGCCGATCGCGAACAACGGCGGCAACCTGCTGTCGATCTACCACGAGCGCGGGAACAAGACCCCGCGCGGCCGGATCCCGGTCGAGGTCGACTTCGAGGCGACGACGGAGCGCTTCGAGGGGATAGTCGAGGCGCTCCGCGCGGAGGGGATCACGGTGATGCAGGCGGGCACGGAGCGGTACGCCGAGGAGATCACCCTCGTGCTCTTCGGCCACCTCATCGACACCGATCTCTCGGACACGCTCTCGCGGATCGAGGCGTCCGCGTCGACGTCGGTCGCGGACGTGTCGCTCGCGGCCCCGCAGGGGACGGAGGAGGTCTCGAGCGCCCGGCTCCGCCTGGAGGCGCGGTCGGGCGAGACGGCGGAGGCGATCGCGGCGGTCCGCGAGATCGCCGAGGAGAAGGAGCTGCGCGTCGTCGCGCCGCTCGCGGGGGTGGAGGCGTGA
- a CDS encoding elongation factor EF-2, whose protein sequence is MGRRKKIVQECERLMDNPEHIRNIAIAAHVDHGKTTLSDNLLAGAGMISQDTAGEQLAMDTKEDEQERGITIDAANVSMTHEYEDTNHLINLIDTPGHVDFGGDVTRAMRAVDGALVVVDAVEGAMPQTETVLRQALREGVKPTLFINKVDRLISELQEGPQEMQERLLSVIADVNELIRGMAENMDDIPEDWTVSVEDGTVGFGSALYKWGVSMPSMQRTGMDFGDIMELEQNDKRDELHERTPLSDVVLDMVCEHFPNPVDAQPRRVPRIWRGDPDSELAEGMQLVDEDGEVVFMVTDISMDPHAGEIATGRVFSGTLEKGQELYVSGTAGKNRIQSVGLFMGSEREEVEHVPAGNIASVTGLRDAIAGSTVSSVEMTPFESIEHISEPVITKSVEAQNMDDLPKLIETLQQVAKEDPTIQIEINEDTGEHLISGQGELHLEVITQRIRDNQGIPVITGEPIVVYREQPQEASREVEGVSPNRHNKFYITVEPMAQEIVDAIQLGEVSMDMPELERREALQEAGMDKDTSQNVEDIHRTNILIDDTKGIQHLNETMELVLEGLQEALDDGPLAAEPVQGSLFRLHDAKLHEDTIHRGPAQVIPAVRDAVHRALIDGEVRLLEPIQDVRIDVPSEHMGAASGEIQGRRGRVDDMYQEGDLMVVEGIAPVEEMIGFSSDIRSATEGRASWNTENAGFRVLVDNLQREKIMEIRERKGMKLELPSSIDYI, encoded by the coding sequence ATGGGCCGACGCAAGAAGATCGTTCAAGAGTGCGAGCGGCTGATGGACAACCCGGAGCATATCCGGAACATCGCCATCGCCGCCCACGTCGACCACGGGAAGACGACGCTCTCCGACAACCTGCTGGCGGGTGCGGGCATGATCTCCCAGGACACCGCGGGCGAGCAGCTCGCGATGGACACGAAGGAGGACGAGCAGGAGCGGGGGATCACCATCGACGCGGCGAACGTCTCGATGACCCACGAGTACGAGGACACCAACCACCTCATCAACCTCATCGACACGCCGGGCCACGTCGACTTCGGGGGCGACGTGACCCGCGCGATGCGCGCGGTCGACGGCGCGCTCGTGGTCGTCGACGCCGTCGAGGGCGCGATGCCCCAGACGGAGACGGTGCTCCGCCAGGCGCTGCGGGAGGGCGTGAAGCCGACGCTGTTCATCAACAAGGTCGACCGCCTCATCTCGGAGCTCCAGGAGGGGCCCCAGGAGATGCAGGAACGCCTGCTGTCCGTCATCGCCGACGTCAACGAGCTCATCCGCGGGATGGCCGAGAACATGGACGACATCCCCGAGGACTGGACCGTCTCCGTCGAGGACGGCACGGTCGGGTTCGGCTCCGCGCTGTACAAGTGGGGCGTCTCGATGCCGTCGATGCAGCGGACCGGCATGGACTTCGGCGACATCATGGAGCTCGAACAGAACGACAAACGCGACGAGCTCCACGAGCGCACGCCGCTCTCGGACGTCGTGCTCGACATGGTCTGTGAGCACTTCCCGAACCCCGTGGACGCCCAGCCCCGCCGCGTCCCGCGCATCTGGCGCGGCGACCCCGACTCCGAGCTGGCCGAGGGGATGCAGCTCGTCGACGAGGACGGCGAGGTCGTCTTCATGGTCACGGACATCTCCATGGACCCGCACGCGGGCGAGATCGCGACGGGGCGCGTCTTCTCCGGCACGCTGGAGAAGGGCCAGGAGCTGTACGTCTCCGGCACCGCGGGCAAGAACCGCATCCAGAGCGTCGGCCTCTTCATGGGGTCGGAACGCGAGGAGGTGGAACACGTCCCGGCCGGGAACATCGCCTCCGTCACCGGCCTGCGCGACGCCATCGCCGGCTCGACGGTCTCCTCCGTGGAGATGACGCCGTTCGAGTCGATCGAGCACATCTCCGAGCCGGTCATCACGAAGTCCGTCGAGGCCCAGAACATGGACGACCTGCCGAAGCTCATCGAGACGCTCCAGCAGGTCGCGAAGGAGGACCCGACGATCCAGATCGAGATCAACGAGGACACCGGCGAGCACCTCATCAGCGGGCAGGGCGAGCTCCACCTCGAAGTGATCACCCAGCGGATCCGCGACAACCAGGGCATCCCGGTCATCACCGGCGAGCCGATCGTCGTCTACCGCGAGCAGCCCCAGGAGGCGTCCCGCGAGGTCGAGGGCGTCTCGCCGAACCGCCACAACAAGTTCTACATCACCGTCGAGCCGATGGCCCAGGAGATCGTCGACGCCATCCAGCTCGGCGAGGTCTCGATGGACATGCCCGAACTGGAGCGCCGCGAGGCGCTCCAGGAGGCCGGCATGGACAAGGACACCTCCCAGAACGTCGAGGACATTCACCGGACGAACATCCTCATCGACGACACGAAGGGTATCCAGCACCTCAACGAGACGATGGAGCTCGTCTTAGAGGGGCTCCAGGAGGCGCTCGACGACGGCCCGCTGGCCGCCGAGCCGGTCCAGGGGTCGCTGTTCCGCCTCCACGACGCGAAGCTCCACGAGGACACGATCCACCGCGGTCCGGCGCAGGTCATCCCCGCCGTCCGCGACGCGGTCCACCGCGCGCTGATCGACGGCGAGGTCCGCCTGCTGGAGCCGATCCAGGACGTCCGGATCGACGTGCCCAGCGAGCACATGGGCGCGGCGTCCGGCGAGATCCAGGGCCGCCGCGGCCGCGTCGACGACATGTACCAGGAGGGCGACCTCATGGTCGTCGAGGGCATCGCGCCCGTCGAGGAGATGATCGGGTTCTCCTCGGACATCCGCTCCGCCACCGAGGGCCGCGCCTCCTGGAACACGGAGAACGCGGGCTTCCGCGTGCTCGTGGACAACCTCCAGCGCGAGAAGATCATGGAGATCCGCGAGCGCAAGGGGATGAAGCTCGAACTCCCCAGCTCGATCGACTACATCTGA